From a single Nicotiana tabacum cultivar K326 chromosome 8, ASM71507v2, whole genome shotgun sequence genomic region:
- the LOC107775481 gene encoding transcription factor MYBS3-like, which translates to MKMGRKCSHCGNTGHNSRTCSTLKCANTGSFIGGLKLFGVQLDIPNNASSSSSSSIHLKKSFSLDCLSPSVNESCEKSTSINNGYLSDGLVVRVEKRKKGAPWTEEEHRKFLIGLEKLGKGDWRGISRNFVTTRTPTQVASHAQKYFLRHSSLNKKKRRSSLFDMARSNNNKMHVDAITMKFKRADNFGNCLDTKIVPKKDYQEIRASLLDLNSFGEDMPIGKDNQRSEYPQQPEEIYSVPNKSISSFGALDLELSLSAPRNIGPITVT; encoded by the exons ATGAAAATGGGGAGAAAATGTTCACATTGTGGTAACACTGGTCATAATTCAAGAACTTGTAGCACATTGAAATGTGCTAATACTGGTAGTTTTATTGGTGGATTAAAGCTTTTTGGAGTGCAACTTGATATCCCTAATAAtgcttcatcatcttcttcttcttctattcaCTTGAAGAAAAGTTTTAGTTTGGATTGTTTATCTCCTTCTGTTAATGAAAGTTGTGAAAAGAGTACTTCAATTAATAATGGTTATCTCTCTGATGGTCTTGTAGTTCGTgttgagaaaagaaagaaag GAGCGCCATGGACAGAGGAGGAACACAGAAAATTCTTAATTGGACTAGAAAAGCTAGGAAAAGGAGATTGGAGAGGAATTTCAAGAAACTTTGTGACAACAAGGACACCAACTCAAGTTGCAAGTCATGCTCAAAAGTATTTTCTAAGACATTCAAGTCTCAACAAAAAGAAACGACGTTCCAGCCTATTTGACATG GcaaggagcaacaacaacaagaTGCATGTTGATGCCATAACCATGAAGTTCAAGCGTGCAGATAATTTTGGTAATTGTCTTGACACAAAAATCGTACCAAAAAAAGATTATCAAGAAATTAGAGCATCATTATTAGACTTAAATTCATTTGGAGAAGATATGCCAATTGGCAAAGATAATCAAAGGAGTGAATATCCTCAACAACCTGAAGAGATTTATTCAGTGCCAAATAAGTCAATTTCTTCATTTGGAGCTCTTGATTTGGAGCTAAGTCTCTCAGCTCCAAGAAATATTGGACCAATTACAGTTACCTAA